GTCACTTACCAAACCCACATCGATCCTTTTTTATGGACCACCTGGTACCGGTAAGACGACGCTTGCCCATCTTATTGTCGACAAATGGAATTTACCAAAACGGTTTTTATCCGCAGTTACAAGCGGAGTGAAAGAACTTCGGGAAGTCATAGAGGAGTCCAAAAAGATAGGAACCATCGCATTATTTTTGGATGAGATCCATCGTTTTTCTTCCTCCCAACAGGACGCGCTTCTTCCTTCCGTAGAGCAGGGAGATTTGATCTTACTCGCCGCCACAACGGAAAATCCTTCTTTTCGAATCAATCGTGCCTTGCTCTCCCGAATGCAGGTGTTTCGTTTGCAGTCGTTAGATGAAGAAGAGGAAAAGGGAATCATCGACTCCGCTTTGGAAATAGAAGGAGAAGGGCGAACCTTTACCGAAGAGTCAATGAAGGAAATCTTGAATGCGAGCGGAGGAGATGCGAGGAAGTTACTGGGAATCCTGGAAGGATTGATTTCCCAAACAAGACCGGGAACGGAAATCGGAATCACTCAGGTGGAAAATTTTCTCGGTGCCCGTGTGATCCAATATGATAAAAACAAAGAGAGTCATTATGATGTGATCTCCGCATTTATCAAATCCTTACGCGGTTCCGATCCTGATGCAGCACTTTATTATCTGGCAATTATGCTTGAGGGAGGAGAAGATCCTCTTTTTATCGCAAGAAGACTTGTTGTATTTGCGAGTGAAGATGTGGGTAATGCAAGCGTACATGGACTTCCTTTGGCGATCGCTACTTGGCAGGCAGTCGAAAGAATAGGAATGCCGGAAGCCAGGATTCCTCTCGGACAGTGTGTCAGCTTTCTTGCCAGCGCACCAAAATCAAATGCAAGTTATATGGCAGTCGATGGCGCCTTGTCATTTGTAAGATCGAATAAGTCTACCTTTACCATCCCCAATCATTTGAGAAATGCTCCGACCATCACTCATAAAAAGGAAGGAGCGGGGCAGGATTACAAATACCCTCACAATTTTGCGAACCACTTTGTCAAAGAAAGATATTTTCCCGAAGAGTTTTATCCGAACCCACCTAAGTTTTATTTGCCGACGAACCAAGGGATGGAGAAAAATCTAAAGGAACAATTGAATAAACTCTGGGGAGAAGATAAATAACATATTTATCTTCTCGAATCCCCGATTCCATCTTGCACGGACAAGTCCATCAGATCACTGAAATTTTTCTCTTTTGTTTCGCGTGAACGTGTTCGATTCTTGCTAAATATTTTTCCAATTTCTCCAGTCGATGCTCGTCGTTCGTCGAATCGATTGCAAAATGCAAAAGTTCTTTCGCTTTTTGAAATTCTCCTTTTTTAGCATATAACACAGCTAAATTGGTTGTGTTGTTTGAAAACTGAGGTTCCCGCAGTATCAATCTTTCCGAATATTCTATCGCTTTGTCTATATTGCCCGATTTTTGATAAGCAAAAGACAAAGAGAGCAGTATATAATTGTTATCGGCTTTTACCGATAAATATTCTTCACCGTGTTTGATTGCCTGATCGTATTCTTTGCTTGCGATTTTAAATTTGACCAGACTGCGCAAGACCTCCAGATTTTGATGACCCAGTTCATAAGCCTCTTCCAATAATTCGAGCGCTAGTTCCAAATTGCCTTTTCGAATTTCATTTTTGAATTTTCGAATTTGATCCAAGTCTTGAGATAAACCCGTATTTTCCTGTTTTTCCGGGGAAATATATTCCAATCTGAATAAAGATAAATCATCTGTTAGGTCCCCCGTTTGTTGAATGGAACGTACGATTC
The nucleotide sequence above comes from Leptospira kobayashii. Encoded proteins:
- a CDS encoding replication-associated recombination protein A, whose product is MSSLFPGPNKQVPLAHKIRPNTWERFLGQKKVVGQIQSLTKPTSILFYGPPGTGKTTLAHLIVDKWNLPKRFLSAVTSGVKELREVIEESKKIGTIALFLDEIHRFSSSQQDALLPSVEQGDLILLAATTENPSFRINRALLSRMQVFRLQSLDEEEEKGIIDSALEIEGEGRTFTEESMKEILNASGGDARKLLGILEGLISQTRPGTEIGITQVENFLGARVIQYDKNKESHYDVISAFIKSLRGSDPDAALYYLAIMLEGGEDPLFIARRLVVFASEDVGNASVHGLPLAIATWQAVERIGMPEARIPLGQCVSFLASAPKSNASYMAVDGALSFVRSNKSTFTIPNHLRNAPTITHKKEGAGQDYKYPHNFANHFVKERYFPEEFYPNPPKFYLPTNQGMEKNLKEQLNKLWGEDK